In Ailuropoda melanoleuca isolate Jingjing chromosome 11, ASM200744v2, whole genome shotgun sequence, a genomic segment contains:
- the NEUROG2 gene encoding neurogenin-2, protein MFVKSETLELKEEEDVLVLLGSASPASAALTPLSSSADEEEEEELGASGGARRPRGAEAGPGALGGSPVGAEGCRPARLLGLVHECKRRPSRARAVSRGAKTAETVQRIKKTRRLKANNRERNRMHNLNAALDALREVLPTFPEDAKLTKIETLRFAHNYIWALTETLRLADHCGGGGGGLPGALFSETVLLSPGAASASLSSSGDSPSPASTWSCTNSPAPSSSASSSSTSPYSCTLSPASPAGSDMDYWQPPPPDKHRYAPHLPLVRDCI, encoded by the coding sequence ATGTTTGTCAAATCCGAGACCTTGGAGTTGAAGGAGGAAGAAGACGTGCTGGTGCTACTCGGCTCGGCCTCCCCCGCCTCAGCTGCCCTCACCCCGCTGTCGTCCAGCGCCgacgaggaggaagaggaggagctgggCGCGTCGGGCGGGGCGCGCCGGCCGCGTGGGGCAGAGGCCGGGCCCGGGGCTCTGGGCGGCTCGCCGGTCGGAGCCGAGGGCTGCCGACCCGCGCGGCTGCTGGGTCTGGTGCATGAGTGCAAGCGGCGCCCCTCCAGGGCGCGGGCGGTTTCCCGCGGCGCCAAGACGGCCGAGACGGTGCAGCGCATCAAGAAGACCCGTAGACTGAAGGCCAACAACCGTGAGCGCAACCGCATGCACAACCTCAATGCGGCGCTGGACGCGCTGCGCGAGGTACTCCCCACGTTCCCCGAGGACGCCAAGCTCACCAAGATCGAGACCCTGCGCTTCGCCCACAATTACATCTGGGCGCTCACCGAGACCCTGCGCCTGGCGGACCACTGCGGGGGTGGCGGCGGAGGCCTGCCGGGGGCGCTCTTTTCCGAGACCGTGTTGCTGAGCCCGGGAGCCGCTAGCGCCTCCCTGAGCAGCAGCGGAGACAGCCCGTCGCCTGCGTCCACCTGGAGCTGCACCAACAGCCCGGCGCCGTCCTCCTCGGCGTCCTCCAGCTCCACCTCCCCCTACAGCTGCACTTTATCTCCTGCCAGCCCGGCGGGCTCTGACATGGACTATTGGCAGCCCCCACCTCCCGACAAGCACCGCTACGCGCCTCACCTCCCCCTAGTCAGGGACTGTATCTAG